In the Candidatus Nitrospira nitrosa genome, one interval contains:
- a CDS encoding DnaJ C-terminal domain-containing protein: MGTAPQDYYQTLGVSRTASAEEIKKAFRRLARQYHPDLHSGAKKAEMEKKFKELNEAQEVLTDPEKRKKYDQYGNEWDQAQAFEKARQQAWNRGANSPWDFEQDPNSRGGSGEHFSDFFESLFGNRKQGTGGRSASGRAGQDLETEVQLTLREVLTGVVKRVNLREPQACSTCHGHGMVRGRPCGTCQGTGRVTEHKTIEVRIPAGVQDGTRVRVAGKGQLGSDGGKRGDLYLQVSIATDPIFRRQGSDLHVALPIYPWEAILGADVTAPTLTEPVKVKVPPGSKADAKLRLKGKGLPSATGGAGDLFLTLQIVMPTMATEEERILYERLSKQRHPDPRAELLHQAQRH; encoded by the coding sequence ATGGGGACGGCTCCGCAAGATTACTATCAGACGCTCGGTGTTTCCCGAACAGCCTCTGCCGAGGAGATCAAGAAAGCCTTTCGGCGACTTGCTCGTCAATACCATCCTGACCTTCATTCCGGTGCGAAGAAGGCTGAGATGGAAAAGAAATTTAAAGAGCTGAATGAAGCGCAGGAAGTTCTCACCGATCCTGAGAAGCGAAAGAAGTATGATCAGTACGGGAACGAGTGGGACCAAGCCCAAGCATTTGAAAAGGCTCGCCAGCAGGCTTGGAACAGGGGCGCGAACAGTCCGTGGGACTTTGAGCAAGACCCTAATAGTCGCGGCGGTTCCGGGGAGCACTTCTCCGATTTCTTTGAGAGTCTGTTTGGGAATCGTAAGCAAGGGACCGGAGGACGAAGTGCGAGCGGACGAGCTGGACAGGATTTAGAGACGGAAGTGCAGTTGACCCTGCGAGAAGTCTTGACCGGTGTCGTTAAACGGGTCAATTTGAGGGAACCTCAAGCTTGTTCGACCTGTCATGGGCACGGCATGGTGCGAGGACGGCCTTGTGGGACCTGCCAGGGAACTGGGAGAGTCACCGAACACAAGACCATTGAAGTGAGAATTCCCGCCGGTGTGCAGGACGGAACTCGTGTCCGAGTTGCGGGGAAAGGTCAGCTTGGGAGCGATGGTGGAAAGCGTGGTGATCTCTATCTTCAGGTGAGTATCGCCACCGACCCGATTTTTCGTCGGCAGGGTTCAGATCTCCATGTCGCCCTCCCCATCTATCCCTGGGAAGCGATTCTTGGCGCCGATGTGACCGCGCCCACCTTAACAGAACCGGTCAAAGTCAAAGTGCCGCCTGGCAGCAAGGCGGATGCGAAGCTTCGACTCAAGGGGAAAGGGCTTCCCTCGGCCACCGGTGGGGCGGGAGATCTCTTTTTGACGTTACAGATTGTGATGCCGACGATGGCCACGGAGGAAGAACGAATCCTCTATGAACGGTTGAGCAAACAACGGCATCCGGATCCTCGCGCGGAACTACTCCATCAGGCTCAACGACACTAG